Genomic segment of Iocasia fonsfrigidae:
CTGATAGAAATCGCCGTCAATTAAACCAGCATATCCCCTCCTGATTCCAACAACATTAAGACCATGATGTAAGGCAACCCTGACAACTGACCTTATTGCTGCATTCATCCCAGGGGCATCCCCACCACTTGTTAAAACACCTATCTTATTCATCTAGCTTCCTCCTTTACTTCCTCAGGTAATGCAATCGTTTCCTTATTTGAGAATTCACCCATATTCCTATATTTTTTATAGCGTTGTTCAAGTAATTCATCTCTACTTAGTACTGATAGTTCTTTCATATTACTAATAATCTCGTTTTTAAGCAACAGAGCAGCCTTCTTGGGGTCTTTATGTGCCCCACCAACTGGTTCTGTAACAATTTTATCAATTAAACGCAGCTCCCTTAAAGCATTAGCAGTAATCTTCAAGGCTTCAGCAGCCTCAGCTGACTTTTCGGCATCCTTCCACAGAATAGCAGCACAGGCCTCGGGCGAAGAAACCGAATAATAAGTATATTCCATCATTAAAATCCTGTCCCCTAGACCAATACCTAATGCCCCACCACTACCACCTTCACCTGTCACAACAACTACAATAGGCACTTTAATAGAGGACATCTCCATCAGATTAGTAGCGATAGCTTCAGCCTGACCCCTTTCCTCAGCACCTATCCCAGGATAGGCCCCTGGTGTATTTATCATTGTTATAATGGGTCTATCAAATTTTTCAGCCTGTTTCATTAGCCTCAGGGCTTTGCGGTATCCTTCAGGGTGAGCCATTGCAAAATTTCTTCTCAGGTTTTCTTTAGTAGACTTACCCTTTTGGTGACCGAGGAAAGTATACGGTTTTCCAGCTATTAAACCTATACCCCCAATTAAGGCTTTATCATCACCAAATCTGCGGTCACCATGTAATTCCATAAATTGATCAAAGATATACTCAATATAATCGCGGGCTGTAGGCCTATTCTGGTGTCTGGCAATCTGCAGTATTTGTTTGGTATTTAAATTGGCATATATCTCACAACGCAAATTTTTTGCTCTCTCACGTAGACGCTTAACCTCTTCACTGAGATCAAGACCTTTTTCATCCATAAACGATTGTAATTCCTTAATTTTCTCCGCTAGTTCAATTAGTGGTTTCTCAAATTCCAGTACATTATTGGGCATATTCATTCACCCCACTATATTGATGGATCTCTAAAATAGCTTTTAATTCATCACGCATTTTATGACGGGGAGTCACTCTATCTACCATACCATGTTCCAGGAGAAATTCTGCCTTTTGAAATCCTTCTGGGAGGTCTGCACTAATAGTCTGTTTAATAACACGAGGCCCGGCAAAGGCTATTAAAGCCCCTTTTTCAGCAATAATTATGTCAGCCAAGGTGGCAAAACTAGCAGTAACACCACCTGATGTCGGGTCAGTCATTACACAGACATATAAAAGCCCAGCCTGATGAATCTTTTTTACAGCAGCACTGGTTTTAGCCATCTGCATCAAAGAAAGAAGGCCCTCCTGCATTCTGGCTCCTCCAGCTGTACTAAAGATTATTAAGGGCTTTTTCTTCTCAATAGCCTTCTCTATTGCCAGGGTAATTTTTTCACCAACTACCGACCCCATACTTCCCCCCATAAAATTAAAATCCATAATAGCAATTACTATCTGATGTCCGCCAATCAATGCTTCACCAGTAATTACAGCTTCATTTAGATTTGTTTTAATCTTTGCCCTGACCATCTTCTCTACATAGTTAGGGAAATCAAGCGGGTCTTTACTATATATATCTTCAGCAAACTCCTTAAAGCTGCCCTCATCAACAGTAATTGCCAGCCTATCCCTGGCAGTCAAACGGAAATGCTTACCACACTTGGGGCAGACCATCAGGTTTTCAACTAGTTTTTTATTAAAGATTATTTCTTTACATTCATTACATTTAGTCCAGAGGCGGTTATCTGGAGAAGACTCCTCTTTTTTATCACGATTATCTCTTGACTTAACAGTTACATATTTTGACTTGCCAAATAAATCCTTTAACATCACTTTCACCTCAAATTAAAGAAATTAAACCATTCAAATTGTATCACTAAGAATCTGGTAGACTTCTTCTGCTTCAGACTGGGGAACCTTGATTTGAATTGTACCATCATCCATTGCCTCTAATTTTACTAAAAAACCCTGTTCAATTAATTTATCTTTAATTGAATTAGCCTCTTTCTCATTAGTAATATAGATAACCTGCCACATATAAATCCCCCACATTCCTAATATTATAAAATAATAATCCAGACAGTTCTAGCACCTCTAGTTAAAAGAAAAACCAGCCTTAATTGCCTGGTTTAATCTCCTGAGCCAATTGATCCATTTTTAGTCATAATCTCCGCCTTGCCCCTTATCTTGATAGCAGAGGTGTGGTCTGTAAATTGAGCAAGCAACACTTCTCCCTTATCCAGCTTTTCTGTATGATGAAATTTAGTTTCTTTACCGCGGGTCAAACCGATTAATGTTACACCATCTTCAAGAGCTTTTACAACAATATAATCAGCTTTCACATCCATAAAATTAACCCCCTTATTTTTTTTATAATACACTTTTTTCTATTTAATGTCAAGCCAAACAAGGGGTCAATTTAGTATTATCGCCTTAGACCCTCTGAATAGAAATCCTTCATTACATAAAAAGCAAGCTTCTTATTTTTTTTATCCCTGGGACAGTAATCCCCTTAGTAACTACTAGAGCAAATTAAATTTTTTAATCACATATCTATAGGCCTATTAAAAATTTTAAATAAACCTGCCTCTTTTTTTAGAAGCAGGTTTTCATCTTCACATTTTATTTGAAATTTCTTGAATTTTAATATTAATAACAGAATCTATATTCTATATAAAGAAGCTAAAAAAACCAAAGAATCTATCGTTAATTGACGGTACACCTATAGAGATAAGCAGGCTTAAAACTTAATATTAATATAATTTTAAAGAAAATAATGAACGCTTTTACATAACAACAGCTACAGCTCTTCTCCATTTGATTCGATAACTTTTTTATACCACCAAAAAGATTTCTTTTTAATCCGTTTCAAGGTCCCATTTCCTTCATTATCTCTGTCTACATAGATAAATCCATACCTCTTTTCCATCTCTCCTGTACCAGCACTTACTAAGTCAATACATCCCCAAACCAAATACCCAAGACATTCTATACCATCCGCTATAGCACCTTTCATAGCCTTTATATGCTCTTTAACATAGGAAATTCGATAATCATCATGAATTTCTCCATTTTCATCTACTTTATCACTGACGCCAAGACCATTTTCAACTATAAAAAGGGGCTTCTGATAACGATCGTATAATTCATTCATGGTTATTCGAAGCCCTATTGGGTCAATCTGTCTTCCCCATGGCGTTGCTTCTAAATAAGGATTCCGCAAAGTTGTAACTGCATTACCATCAGCAATGTTCTTTAAAACCTTCTTATTAACACTAATCAATCTGCTCGAGTAATAACTCAATGCAATATAATCTACCTTATGCTTTTTAAAAATCACCTCATCTTCTGCTGCTATTTTTATGCAGACCCCTTTTTTCTTTAATAAACGTTTTGTATAGCTTGGGTATCCGCCTCTCGCCTGCACATCAATAAAGAAATACATGTCCTGATTTTTCTCAACTGCTGCCCATACATCCTTTGGATTACAGCTATATGGATAATAAGAACCAGCCGCCAGCATACAGCCCATTTTCCCGTTTTTACTTATATCACGCAGCAACTTAGTAGCCAGGGCACTGGCTACTAATTGGTGATGTGCCGCCTGATATGATACCTGCATCACATCATCGTCATCTTTTAAAATAATTCCCCCACCAAAAAATGGAATGTGAGTAATCATGTTTATTTCATTAAATGAAATCCAATATTTTACTACTTCTGCATAACGTTTAAATACAACTTTACAATATTTAAGGTAAAAATCAACTAGTTTTCGATTATACCACCCGCCGTATTTTTTGCTCAAATTTAATGGTGTATCAAAATGAGATAAGGTTACTACTGGTTCTATATTGTATTTTCTACATTCTTCAAACAAACGATCATAAAATTTAAGTCCCAGTTCATTTGGCTCTTTATCATCTCCATTAGGAAATATTCTAGGCCAACTTATGGATGTACGAAAAGCCTTTATTCCCATTTCTGCTAAAAGCTTGATATCTTCTTTATAGTTATGGTAAAAATCTATTCCTTCATGGCTTGGATAATATCCATACTTTTTGGTCAATGCAAGTTGAGGATTATACATAGCTTCCTTTCTACCATATTGAACTGATGGAAGAATATCCATACAGGACAAGCCCTTCCCATCCTCCAAATGGGCTCCTTCACATTGATTGGCAGCCATAGCTCCTCCCCACAGGAAGTCTTTATCTAGTCTATTCATCATATACCCCTTCTAAAATCATCATTATTAATTCACCTGTTTCTACTTTTCCTTCCTCCACACCAACAACGTCTAAATAATCATCTGAGTTTGTAACAACTATAGGCGTAGTACATTCATAGCCTTCCTTCTCTATTGCTTCTTTGTCAAACTCTAGCAACGGGTCTCCTTTTTTAATTGTATCGCCTTTTTTCACTAGAGTATTAAAATGCTTACCTTCAAGTTCCATCGTGTCAATTCCAACATGTATCAACAGCTCTATACCTTCCTCACTTGTTAAGCCAATAGCATGCTTTGTACTGAATACCATTGTTGCAGTTCCATCAAAAGGTGCTACAACTTTCCCTGTTTTTGGAATTATAGCTACACCTTTTCCAGTAACTTCATTGGCAAAACTATCATCATCAACTTTGTTAATATCGATTATCTGTCCTTCCATCGGGCTATAAATATCTATTCTTCTATTTAATGATAACTTATTTTTTATTGATTCTCCCCCTAAAATATTCTCTGTTCCCATATCTTTTGGTTCTTCAAATCCTAAGATCCAAGTAAGGATAAAGGTAACAATAAAACCAATTATGCAAGAAATAACTGCATGAACTATATTCATTGGATTTTCTCCGATAAAAACAGGAAGTGATAATAGTCCTGGTGTTCCAGATGTATAGCGGACAACCCCCATAACGCCGGCATATAAACCACCAGAAGCACCGCCAATCATGACAGCAATCAATGGCTTTTTTAATTTCAGCGTAATCCCATACATTGCTGGCTCTGTAATACCCATAAGTGCTGTAATACCTGATGAATAACCCAGTTGTTTCAATTTTATATTATTTGACTTAATAGCTACACACAAGGCTGCAGCTCCTTGACATATATTGGAAACAAGACTTCCTGGCCCCATAATTGCTTCGTAACCATACGTAGAATAAGAAGTTAATAAGATTGGCAAAAAACTCCAATGCATACCTGTCAATACTAATAGTGGCATAAATGCCCCCATGACAGTAGGAACAAACCATCTTACATGTGTGTTTAAGAAACCTACTACTGTAGCAATACCAGTACCAATAATAGAGCCTAGCGGTCCTAATACTATTAATGTAATTGGTGATACTATCAAAATAACTAGTACTGGTTTTGTAAAAAATTTAATTGGTTTCGGCGATATTTTATCTGCATATCGCTCTACATAACCCATGAACCAAACAGCTAAAATAATGGGAATAACACTGGAGGCATAATTAACTAATTTAACTGGAATCCCTAAAAAACTAATTGGATCTCCTGCTGTCACCATTGCTTTAAAACCTGGGTGTAACAATATTCCCCCAATCATTGCTGCTAAATATGGATTGCCTCCCAGTTTTTTTGCTGTTGAAAATCCAAGCATAACAGGTAAAAAGTAAAAACCTGCATCTGCAACAAAGCTTAAGATAGAATAAACCTGTGAATCCTTTGACATTCCAAGAAGAACAAATATAACTAAAATAGCCTTTATCATACCAGCTGCTGTAATTGCCGGAATAACTGGTGTGAAAATAGAGGCCAAAATATCCATCAACCTTTCCAGTTTCCCACCTTTTTGTTTGGAATGCTCAGCGGACACACTTATATGCCCTAGCTTTCCCATTTCCTCACATACGTTCGCAACCTCTGTACCAATAATAATCTGATATTGGCCTGACTTATAAATGGCATCCATAACACCATCTATCTTCTTTAAGTCTTCTAAATCAACTAATCTTTCATCTTTAAAATTCATTCTTAACCGAGTAGCACAGTTTGCTAATTGAGCAATATTATTAATACCGCCTACATAGCTTAAAATATCTTTTGCTAATTTTCGATTATCCATAATTTATTCCTCCCTTTTTAGTTTTATTTATTTTCACAAAAAAGCATCGACTTTCTTTTTTGTGAAAATAAATAAAAAACCTAAATTCAAGAAAACATAATTGGCTTTTACATTCTCAAGCCGAAATTTATTTTCCATGAATTTAGGTATTGCCCTTATACGGTTACAACCCTTATTTTCTTAACAATATTTATTTTTAATTTTCTTATCATCACTAACCCTTTTTTTCATACTTGATAATACGATTAATATGGATCATAAAATATACCATTTCTTCCTTAGAAATCTTGTAGTTGAATTTTTTATCAAAATAAACCTTTATCTTATCTACACACACTTTCTCTTGTGGACATTTATTTTTCACCTGCTTATATAAAAAGTCATCGTCTGTTGATACTATTTTATTATGGAGCATAAGCCTGGCAAAGTAGCGGATATGTCTAATAAATCTGCTATAGCTCAAAGATTCTTGGTCATATTCAATATTGAAATGATACTTTACAATGTTTAGCACATCATTTACAATTTCAGTAATCGTCATAGTTATCTTCATTTTTTCTCCATCCTGCTGTGCATTCACAAAGTGGAGTGCGATAAAGCCCGCTTCATCTGCTGACATTTCAATCCCTTCATAATATTGGATGATTTCCAAAGAATGACATGCTGCCTTATATTCTTTTTCATAAATTCTTTTGATTTCCCACAGCAATGCATTTTTCATTTCTATTCCCATCTTATATCTAGATAAAGCATAGCTCATATGGTCTGTTAATGCAATATAGATACTATCATGAAACTTTACCTTCAATTCTTCTTGTGCCTCATTAACAATTTTTTCTACCAATTTCACATGATTTAAAGGAACTTCCTGTAATAATTTAACAAAGCTTGAATAAAGCTCAGGAGAATCTAAGATAAAGGTTTTCTCTATTTTTGAAACATCAACCTTATCTCCAGCTTTTTTCTTAAAAGCGATTCCACGTCCAAGCAATATTACCTCTAATAATTGTTCATTTTCAGCTAAAAGAATATTATTGTTGTATACTTTCTTCACCTTCATCCAATCACACTCTCCACATAGATAACTCAGAAATTAATACTCAACATTTTCAGCAAACAACAAAATTAATATTTATTTTATATTTTACTAAAAAACACCTAAATTAGCATAGAACACTTCTTTAAGCTGTGTTCTCTCTAATTTAGGTGTTGCCTGTTCCCAGTTACAACCCTTTAATTTATTATATGATAACATAAATAAAATTATATTTCAACAAATTATATAAAATAGTTTGAAAATTACTTAAACTTAGATTAGATAACTTAAATTTTCCTCCTTTAGAATATAGCCTTACCTGTAAGACTAAGGATAGTCATTATTATCCCTGCCAGGAATATCCCGGCAATAATAGCCGGAAAAGCATAACGAAACTTAATCTTAAACAAAAGTGCTGCCAGGCTGGCTGTCCACGCCCCGGTTGTCGGTAACGGAATCGCCGTAAATAATATTAAGGCTACTGCCCCATATTTCTCTATCTGAGCACTTTTATTGATAGTCCTTTTATCCAGCCAGCCAAAAAAAGACTCCATAAAACTGGAGTTGCTTATCAAAAATAATCTAATCGGCCTTAAGTACAATAATAATGGTATCACAGGAACCGTATTACCGGCCACTGATAATAAGTAAGCCTTCCAGGGAGAAATACCCAGGGCAATAGCCAGTGGTATCGCTCCCCTGAGCTCTACAATCGGCAGACAGGCCGTAAAAAAAACAGCCCACTCCTTTGAAAGATATTGATTTAACCAGGAAAAAATCAAATCATTCATTAGCATTCCTCCAAGTATATAAATTTCATTTAATTTATTCACACTAATGCTTTGTGTAAGCCAATTATATTAATGGAGCGACTCTATATTTTTCACGTAGGCAGGACGCCGGAGTGAAAAATATATGACAGTGAGTGGAGGTACGACGCCGTAACGAACGACAAGCGGAATTAATATAATTGGCTGGAACGAGAAAGTGCAATATTTAAGTACTACTTATATATATTTAATCAAATATTTTTATTTCTATTTCCTTTAAAGGCTCAAAAGCCTGCAGCACTTTACTACTATCTCCTATCCAGTATCTCCTATTACTGAGTATTAAATCAGCATAATCCCCTCTATCTACCCTGAAAAAAACAGGATTATCTCCTTTATATTTCTGAAGAATCTCTTTTATTTCTTTAAGACTTTCTTTACTGGTCAATTCTATCATAAGGTAAGGTATCTCAAGAGAAAGAACCCTATCAGCCAGGACCTTACCCTCATCCAGTCTGCCCATTATCAAAACCTTCTTGCCTTTTTCCAGGAAATCAGCGTTATCCCTGTAAACACCCGGGAAGACAATTACCTCTATCTTACCAGCCCAGTCTTCTATTGTCAAAAAAGCCATCTGTTGCTTACGTCGGGTGATATGTTCTTTTTTTTCAATAACCATCCCTGCCACAAGTACCTTTTGAGCAGTATTTTCTTCACTATCAACATCTTTGATAAACTGGCTATCACAATTAGTAAAACAAGCTATCTTTTTTTGGAACCTGTCAAGGGGGTGTGCCGAAAGATATATTCCCAGATATTCCCGTTCCTGGGCCAGTTTCTCTTCCAGGGAAAGCTCCGCAATATCCGGGTATTTAATACTATCTTCAAAAAAATCCTCTTTATTAGCAACTACATCAAAAAACGAGGTCTGTCCTGTGCTGTGATGACGGCGCCCGGAACTTACCTTCTCATAGATTTCCTCAAACTTGATTAAAATCTGAGACCTCTTTTCTTCAAAGGATGAAAAAGCACCTGCCTTGATCAATGATTCAATAATCTGGATATTAAGAGGTCTAAGTTCAACTCTTTTGAGAAAATCCTCAAGTGAATGATAGGGTTC
This window contains:
- a CDS encoding acetyl-CoA carboxylase carboxyltransferase subunit alpha; amino-acid sequence: MPNNVLEFEKPLIELAEKIKELQSFMDEKGLDLSEEVKRLRERAKNLRCEIYANLNTKQILQIARHQNRPTARDYIEYIFDQFMELHGDRRFGDDKALIGGIGLIAGKPYTFLGHQKGKSTKENLRRNFAMAHPEGYRKALRLMKQAEKFDRPIITMINTPGAYPGIGAEERGQAEAIATNLMEMSSIKVPIVVVVTGEGGSGGALGIGLGDRILMMEYTYYSVSSPEACAAILWKDAEKSAEAAEALKITANALRELRLIDKIVTEPVGGAHKDPKKAALLLKNEIISNMKELSVLSRDELLEQRYKKYRNMGEFSNKETIALPEEVKEEAR
- the accD gene encoding acetyl-CoA carboxylase, carboxyltransferase subunit beta; translation: MLKDLFGKSKYVTVKSRDNRDKKEESSPDNRLWTKCNECKEIIFNKKLVENLMVCPKCGKHFRLTARDRLAITVDEGSFKEFAEDIYSKDPLDFPNYVEKMVRAKIKTNLNEAVITGEALIGGHQIVIAIMDFNFMGGSMGSVVGEKITLAIEKAIEKKKPLIIFSTAGGARMQEGLLSLMQMAKTSAAVKKIHQAGLLYVCVMTDPTSGGVTASFATLADIIIAEKGALIAFAGPRVIKQTISADLPEGFQKAEFLLEHGMVDRVTPRHKMRDELKAILEIHQYSGVNEYAQ
- the mtrB gene encoding trp RNA-binding attenuation protein MtrB; the protein is MDVKADYIVVKALEDGVTLIGLTRGKETKFHHTEKLDKGEVLLAQFTDHTSAIKIRGKAEIMTKNGSIGSGD
- the ascB gene encoding 6-phospho-beta-glucosidase, which translates into the protein MNRLDKDFLWGGAMAANQCEGAHLEDGKGLSCMDILPSVQYGRKEAMYNPQLALTKKYGYYPSHEGIDFYHNYKEDIKLLAEMGIKAFRTSISWPRIFPNGDDKEPNELGLKFYDRLFEECRKYNIEPVVTLSHFDTPLNLSKKYGGWYNRKLVDFYLKYCKVVFKRYAEVVKYWISFNEINMITHIPFFGGGIILKDDDDVMQVSYQAAHHQLVASALATKLLRDISKNGKMGCMLAAGSYYPYSCNPKDVWAAVEKNQDMYFFIDVQARGGYPSYTKRLLKKKGVCIKIAAEDEVIFKKHKVDYIALSYYSSRLISVNKKVLKNIADGNAVTTLRNPYLEATPWGRQIDPIGLRITMNELYDRYQKPLFIVENGLGVSDKVDENGEIHDDYRISYVKEHIKAMKGAIADGIECLGYLVWGCIDLVSAGTGEMEKRYGFIYVDRDNEGNGTLKRIKKKSFWWYKKVIESNGEEL
- a CDS encoding beta-glucoside-specific PTS transporter subunit IIABC, translating into MDNRKLAKDILSYVGGINNIAQLANCATRLRMNFKDERLVDLEDLKKIDGVMDAIYKSGQYQIIIGTEVANVCEEMGKLGHISVSAEHSKQKGGKLERLMDILASIFTPVIPAITAAGMIKAILVIFVLLGMSKDSQVYSILSFVADAGFYFLPVMLGFSTAKKLGGNPYLAAMIGGILLHPGFKAMVTAGDPISFLGIPVKLVNYASSVIPIILAVWFMGYVERYADKISPKPIKFFTKPVLVILIVSPITLIVLGPLGSIIGTGIATVVGFLNTHVRWFVPTVMGAFMPLLVLTGMHWSFLPILLTSYSTYGYEAIMGPGSLVSNICQGAAALCVAIKSNNIKLKQLGYSSGITALMGITEPAMYGITLKLKKPLIAVMIGGASGGLYAGVMGVVRYTSGTPGLLSLPVFIGENPMNIVHAVISCIIGFIVTFILTWILGFEEPKDMGTENILGGESIKNKLSLNRRIDIYSPMEGQIIDINKVDDDSFANEVTGKGVAIIPKTGKVVAPFDGTATMVFSTKHAIGLTSEEGIELLIHVGIDTMELEGKHFNTLVKKGDTIKKGDPLLEFDKEAIEKEGYECTTPIVVTNSDDYLDVVGVEEGKVETGELIMMILEGVYDE
- the licT gene encoding BglG family transcription antiterminator LicT; this encodes MKVKKVYNNNILLAENEQLLEVILLGRGIAFKKKAGDKVDVSKIEKTFILDSPELYSSFVKLLQEVPLNHVKLVEKIVNEAQEELKVKFHDSIYIALTDHMSYALSRYKMGIEMKNALLWEIKRIYEKEYKAACHSLEIIQYYEGIEMSADEAGFIALHFVNAQQDGEKMKITMTITEIVNDVLNIVKYHFNIEYDQESLSYSRFIRHIRYFARLMLHNKIVSTDDDFLYKQVKNKCPQEKVCVDKIKVYFDKKFNYKISKEEMVYFMIHINRIIKYEKKG
- a CDS encoding COG2426 family protein; the encoded protein is MNDLIFSWLNQYLSKEWAVFFTACLPIVELRGAIPLAIALGISPWKAYLLSVAGNTVPVIPLLLYLRPIRLFLISNSSFMESFFGWLDKRTINKSAQIEKYGAVALILFTAIPLPTTGAWTASLAALLFKIKFRYAFPAIIAGIFLAGIIMTILSLTGKAIF